In Actinomycetota bacterium, the sequence TCCCGCAGCTCGTAGAACCCGCGCCGGTACAGCCCGCGCGCGAACAGGTACATGCTCGACCCCGGCAGGAGGGTCTTGTCCACGTCGAAGAACACCGCCCGGCCCGAGCTCACCCCGGTGTCGCTGCCGCCGGTCGCCCTGGTCAGGGTCACGGAGTGGCCGACTCCTCCAGCGCCCTCCGGAACCAGGGCACCGTCCGCTGGACCCCCTCCTCCAGGCTGACCTCCGGCTTCCACCCCAGCCCGGTCACCGCCCTGGTGATGTCGGGCCGCCGCACCTCCGGGTCGTCGACCGGCCGGGGCCGCAGCTCGATCCTCGCCTCGACCCCCGCCGCCCGGGCCACCGTCCGGGCCAGCTCCAGGATCGTCACCTCCTCCGGGTTCCCCAGGTTGACCGGCCCCACCAGGTCGCTCCCGAGCAGCCGCCAGATCCCCTCGATCAGGTCGTCCACATAGCACAACGACCGTGTCTGGGTCCCGTCCCCGTGCACGGTGAGCGGTTCCCCCCGCAACGCCTGCACGGCAAAGGTGCAGAAGGCGCGCCCGTCGTCAATTCTCATCGAAGGTCCGTACGTGTTGAAGATGCGCACGATCCGCACCTCGACCCCGTGGCTGCGGTGGTAGGCCATGGCCAGGGCTTCGGCGAAGCGTTTGGCCTCGTCGTAGACGCCGCGGGGGCCGATGGGGTTGACGTGGCCCCAGTAGGTCTCGGGCTGGGGGTGGACCTGGGGGTCGCCGTAGACCTCGCTGGTGGAGGCGAGCAGGAACCGGGCCTGCTTCTCCTTGGCCAGGCCGAGGGCGTGGTGGGTGCCGAGGGCGCCCACCTTGAGGGTCTGGATCGGGTACTTGAGGTAGTCGATCGGGCTGGCCGGCGAGGCGAAGTGGAGCACGGCGTCCAGCGGGCCGGGCACGTGGATGAAGTCGGTCACGTTGACGTTGACCAGCCGGAACCGTTCGCCGACGAGGTCGGCCACGTTGGCCGCCCGGCCGGTGAGGAAGTTGTCCATGCAGACGACGTCCCAGCCCTCGTCCAGGAGCCGCCGGCACAGGTGGGACCCGAGGAAGCCGGCACCGCCGGTGATCAGGGCTCGTGGCACGTCAGCGGCTCCCGCCGTCGGGCGCCCGGACCGGGCGGCCGACCCCGGCGACGGTGAACCCGGCGGCCACGAACGCGTCGGCGTCCGCCGCGTTGCGGGCGTCGACCAGGATCGGGTAGGCCATGCGGTCGGAGAGGTCGGCCGGGTCCAGCTCGCCGAACTCGGCCCACTCGGTCATCAGCACGATGGCGTGGGCGCCGTCGGCCACCCCGACCGCCTTGTCGGCCAGCTCCAGGCCGGGGACCTGCCGGGCCGCCGCCTCGCCGGCCACCGGGTCGTAGGCGACCACCTGGGCGCCGTCGGCCAGCAGGTCGCGGGCCACGTCGATCGCCGGGGCCTCGCGCAGGTCGTCGGTGTTGGGCTTGAACGACAGCCCCAGCATCCCGATCCGCTTGCCGTCCAGGTGCCAGAGGGCGTCGCGGACCTTGTCGACCACGGCCCGCCGGGCCTCGTGGTTGATCTTGGCCACCTCGTTGAGGATGCCGAAGTCGACCCCCAGCTCGCGGGAGCGGTGGGCGAAGGCGGCCACGTCCTTGGGGAAGCAGCTCCCGCCGTAGCCGGCGCCGGCCTTGAGGAAGTGGACGCCGATGCGCGGGTCGAGGCCCATGCCCCTGGCCACCAGGTCGACGTCCGCCCCCGACCGCTCGCACACCCTGGCCACCGAGTTGATGAAGCTGATCTTGGTGGCCAGGAAGGCGTTGGAGGCGTGCTTGATCAGCTCGGCGGTGGCCCGGTCGGTGGCCAGGAACGGCGCCCCCGAGCGCTCCAGGATCGGCTGGTAGAGCTCGCGGAGGGCGGCCAGGCCCCGCTCGGAGCTGGTGCCGACGACCACGCGGTCCGGGTCGAGGGTGTCGACCACGGCCGAGCCCTCGCGCAGGAACTCGGGGTTGGAGGCGACCTCCCAGTCGGCCTCGGGCCTGGCCTCGCGGGCGATGACCCTGGCCACCCGCTCGCCGGTCTGCACCGGCACGGTGGACTTCTCGCAGATCAGGCGGAACTCCTCCGGGGGCAGGCTGCGGGCGACCTCGCGGGCCACCGCCTCGACGTAGGCCAGGTTGGGGCTGCCGTCGCCGCGGCTCGGGGTGCCGACGCAGACGAAGATCACGGTCCCGTGCCCGACGGCCTCGGCCTTGTCGTCGACCACCCGGAGCCGCCCCGACCGGACCACCTCGCCCAGCAGCTCCTGCAGGCCGGGCTCGTAGAACCAGGAGCGGCCCTCCCGGATCAGGTCGAGCTTGCTGACGTCGTCGTCGTCGACCACGACGTCGTGGCCGACATGGGCAAGGCAGGCGGCGGTGACGAGGCCGACGTGGCCGGCGCCGATCACGGTGACGCGCATACTGGAGGCTCCCCCCGGGTCTTCACTGATGAGATCGCGCCGGACGATTCTAGTGGATGGCCGCCGATTCGGAACCGAGCGACCATCTTGTCCGGCTCGTCTGCCGGTGCGACACTGCGGCAGCCATGGGTCCGCGCCCCGCCCTGCCGCTCCGGCTCTGCCGCCTGCTCCTGGTCGCCACCGTCCTGGGGGCCGGGGTCGTGCCGGGGTGGGCTGGCCGGGCCGAGGCCGCCCCGCCGGCGCCCGCGGGGCCGGAGGCGGTCCGGGCCAGGTACGCGATCCTGGTCGACCCGGCGAGCGGGGCGGTGCTCTGGGGGCGGAGGAGCCGCACGCCCGCGCCCCCGGCCAGCCTGACCAAGATGCTGACCGCCCTGGCCGTCCGGGCCAGCCTGGAGCTGGACGCCGTGACCGTGGCCTCCAAGGCGGCGGCCGGCCAGCCGGCCCGGCGCCTGGCCGTGCGGCGCGGCCAGAAGCTCACCGTCGACCAGGCCCTCAAGGCTCTGATGATCTCCTCGGCCAACGACGTGGCGGTGATGCTGGCCGAGGCGGCCGGTGGGTCGGTGGGCCGGTTCGCCAAGGCCATGGACGCCGAGTCGGAGCGGCTCGGCCTGCGGGGATCGTCCTGGCGCAACCCGCACGGCCTTGACCAGCGCGGGCACC encodes:
- a CDS encoding UDP-glucuronic acid decarboxylase family protein, translated to MPRALITGGAGFLGSHLCRRLLDEGWDVVCMDNFLTGRAANVADLVGERFRLVNVNVTDFIHVPGPLDAVLHFASPASPIDYLKYPIQTLKVGALGTHHALGLAKEKQARFLLASTSEVYGDPQVHPQPETYWGHVNPIGPRGVYDEAKRFAEALAMAYHRSHGVEVRIVRIFNTYGPSMRIDDGRAFCTFAVQALRGEPLTVHGDGTQTRSLCYVDDLIEGIWRLLGSDLVGPVNLGNPEEVTILELARTVARAAGVEARIELRPRPVDDPEVRRPDITRAVTGLGWKPEVSLEEGVQRTVPWFRRALEESATP
- a CDS encoding UDP-glucose/GDP-mannose dehydrogenase family protein; translated protein: MRVTVIGAGHVGLVTAACLAHVGHDVVVDDDDVSKLDLIREGRSWFYEPGLQELLGEVVRSGRLRVVDDKAEAVGHGTVIFVCVGTPSRGDGSPNLAYVEAVAREVARSLPPEEFRLICEKSTVPVQTGERVARVIAREARPEADWEVASNPEFLREGSAVVDTLDPDRVVVGTSSERGLAALRELYQPILERSGAPFLATDRATAELIKHASNAFLATKISFINSVARVCERSGADVDLVARGMGLDPRIGVHFLKAGAGYGGSCFPKDVAAFAHRSRELGVDFGILNEVAKINHEARRAVVDKVRDALWHLDGKRIGMLGLSFKPNTDDLREAPAIDVARDLLADGAQVVAYDPVAGEAAARQVPGLELADKAVGVADGAHAIVLMTEWAEFGELDPADLSDRMAYPILVDARNAADADAFVAAGFTVAGVGRPVRAPDGGSR